TGCAGGCGGCACGAGCGGTGAAGGCCGACGAGGCCGAGCTGCTCATCGCGGGCGGGGTGGAAGGCATGAGCCGCGCGCCGTTCGTGGTACCGCGCGCCGACCGCGCCATGCCGGACCGGATGGAGACGGCGTCGACCGCCGCGGGCTGGCGGCTGGTGAACCCGCGGATGCCGTCGGCGTGGACGGTGCCGCTGGGGCACGCCGCGGAGCGGACCGCACTCGACCTGAGCATCACCCGCGACCAGCTCGACGGGTGCGCGCTGCGCTCGCACCGCCGGGCCGCCGCCGCGTGGGACGCCGGACTGCACGACGGCTTCACGTTCCCCGTGACCACGCCGGACGGCACGGTGGTGCGTCGGGACGAATCGGTGCGCCCCGACACCGACCTGCGCAAGCTCGGCAGGCTCGGCCCCGCGTTCTCCCCCGACGGTCCCGTCACGGTGGGGAACTCGGCTCCGCTCTCGGACGGGGCGCTGGCCGCGCTGATCGGCACCGAGCAGCAGGCGGAGCGGCTGGGCGTGCGGCCGTGGGGCGAGCTGGTGGGCTCGGTGAGCACCGGTACCGATCCGCACCACTTCGCGCTGTCCGCGGTCCCCGCGATCCGAGCGCTGCTGCGCAAGCTCGACGTCACCGCGGCCGACGTGGACCTGTGGGAGATCAACGAGACGTTCGCCGCGGTCGTGCTCGCCGTCCTCGAACACCTGCCGGGCGTGGACCGGGAACGCGTCAACGTGCACGGCGGCGCCCTCGCCTACGGCCACCCGCT
This window of the Saccharopolyspora gloriosae genome carries:
- a CDS encoding thiolase family protein, with product MARAYVLDAARTPFGRYRGALSGIRVDDLAALPLTELLRRHGPAGSGRLDPARVEDVLYGNTNGAGEENRNVARMAALLAGLPTTVPGVTVNRLCASGGETLVQAARAVKADEAELLIAGGVEGMSRAPFVVPRADRAMPDRMETASTAAGWRLVNPRMPSAWTVPLGHAAERTALDLSITRDQLDGCALRSHRRAAAAWDAGLHDGFTFPVTTPDGTVVRRDESVRPDTDLRKLGRLGPAFSPDGPVTVGNSAPLSDGALAALIGTEQQAERLGVRPWGELVGSVSTGTDPHHFALSAVPAIRALLRKLDVTAADVDLWEINETFAAVVLAVLEHLPGVDRERVNVHGGALAYGHPLGASMPRIVLDLCRHLRHRGGGLGIAAASVGVGQGMAIAIRA